AGCGCTCGAGATCGTGGCTCAGCGTGGCTTCCGCCGGCCGTTCCTCGACCACTTCCGCGCGGTGCACGTGCACGAAGGTTCTGCCTGCGCACAGGTGCTCCAGAGCGGCCAGCAGCTCATGATCGAAGACGTAGAGCTTGATGCCGAATTCGCGCCCCACCGCGCCGTGGCCGCGGAAGCGGGCTACCGCTCCGTGCTTTCCACACCGCTGACGGCCTACCAGGGCAACGTGGTAGGGATGCTTTCAGTGCACTTCAAGGAACCGCACAGCGTCTCGCCACAGGATCGTCAGGTGGTCGACATACTTGCCCGCCACGGCGCCGACCTGGTAGCCCGGCTGCGGTTCGAGCAGGCACTTCGGGACGCGGAGCGCTACAAGGACGAGTTCCTGGCCATGCTGGCGCACGAGTTGCGCAACCCGCTCGCCCCGATTGCGAACTCATTGAAAATCCTGAAGCTCGACCCCGGCAACACCGCCTTCGTGGCGCAGGCGCGCAAGACCATGGAGCGGCAAGTCAGCCAACTGACCCGCCTGGTGGACGACCTGCTCGATGTCAGCCGGATCGCCAGCCACAAGCTGGAACTGCGGATGGAGAACCTGGAACTGGCGTCGGTGGCGCAATACGCCGCCGAATCGTGCCAGCCCTTGATCGACCGCCGCTCCCAGACCCTCACGATCGAACTGCCGAACGAGCCGATTCGGCTGCATGCGGATCCGGTGCGGCTTGGCCAGGTGTTCTGCAACCTGATCACCAACGCTTCCAAGTACAGCGGCGAGGGCGGCGATATCCTGCTGATCGCCGAGCGGGACAGGGACCAAGTCGCCGTCAGCGTGCGCGACAACGGTTGCGGGATCGCCCCGGAATTGTTGCCCAGGGTGTTCGACTTGTTCATGCAGGTGGACGGCAGGTCGGAGCGATCCGGCGGTGGGCTGGGCCTGGGCCTGCCCCTGGTGAAGCGATTGGTGGAAATGCATGGCGGGACGGTGTCGGCGCAAAGCGATGGAATCGGGCTCGGCAGCAGGTTCATCGTCCGCTTGCCCCTGGCGGCTGAGCCTGGCCCGCAGAGCCAGCTCGAAGTGCCGACCAGCACGGCGCTGTAGTTCTTCCGTTTTCCCATCGGGTCGCCATCGTCATTCTCCGACGCGCAGTCCCGCCTTTTCCCCACAAGTCGGGCTGTCGCCACGCAAGAGGCTCAGGTTTGTCTGGACCGTCCCAAGGAATGACAACATGAGACAGATTGAAGATGGAATGAGCCCCGGCCGAACGATCGCTCGCCAGACCCGCGTCGTCGTGAGCTGCACGCTGGCGGCGCTGTGGTTGGCGGCATGCGGTGGTGGAGGAGGCGGAGGCGACGCACCCGCTCCTGCCCCGGCTCCCGCGCCTGCACCAGGACCTGCGCCCGCACCCGCGCCATCGCCCGCACCCGCGCCGGCGCCCGCCGTGCAAGTCACGGGCGACACGCAGTTGGCCGTCAACACCAGCTACAGCGTCAACCCGCCGGGCACCGGCACCGTGACACTGACCTTGCCGGCTACGGCGACCGTCAACGACACCGTGAGCATTACCGGCACGAGCGCCGCGCCCTGGACCGTCGCGCAGAATGCCAACCAGACCATCCTCACCACCGGCCTGAACGGCAACGCGGCGCCGGGCACGGCCTGGACGCTGCGACCGTTCACACCGCCCAGGGTCTGGCACTGGGTCTCGTCGGATGCCACGGGCGAAGTGCTGCTGGCGGGCGAAGCGAACGCCACGGCCCTGAATGGCGCGCTCGATACCTCGCGCAACGGAGGCCAGACCTGGTCAAGCGGCAACAGCACGAGTGCAATCTGGATCTCGTCCGACATGACGGCGACCGGCAGTCGCATGGTGGCCGTGCAGTATGGCGGCGGCATGTTCACCTCGAGTGACCTCGGCGCCACCTGGACCCGGCTCACGCACGCACTGGTCAACAACGCGGCCGGACTGAACTTCGAATCGGTGACCATGTCTGCGGACGGCCAGCGTCTCGCGGCCGTGATCCAGCCGACGCCGACCGGCCCGACCCCTACCGGACGTCTCCAGTTCAGCAACGATGGCGGCGCCACCTGGACCGCGGCCACGCTGCCGGCGGGCACCTACTGGTGGCGCGGCGTCGACAGTTCGGCCGACGGTCAGGTGATCATGGCAGTGGCCCACACCTCCGAGATATTCCTGTCGACCAATGCCGGCGCGACCTGGGTCGCCCGTCCCGTGATCCTGACCGGCACCACGACTCCGGTGCTCGAGTCCTGGTACCGCGTCAAGATGTCGGCCGACGGGAACACGATCGCCGTGGCGGCCAATTCATTCGGCACGGGGCCGGGCAGCGGCATCTTCGTGTCGCGTGATCGCGGCGCCAGTTGGACGCGCAGCTTCACGCAGACGGCGGACTACACCGCCATCGCGATGTCCAGCGACGGCAAGAGCATCGCGGCCAGCATGTCGGACCGCACGGTGGGCACCACCACCACGCCGGGCCGCGTCGTGATGTCGACGGACAGCGGTGCCACTTTCGCGCCGCTCACCATGCCGGCCGGCGCCACCAACTGGCGCACGATCGCCATGTCGGCCGATGGCGCCAAGCTGGCCGCCGCGACCGGCCTGTTCTTCCCCGCCACACCGGGCCAGCTCTACACCAGCCAGGGCAACCGGACCTCGGTCGGCACCGGCGGCGGGATCACCGGCCACCAGAACGACAGCGTGACGCTGCAGTTCCTCGGCAATGGCCAGTGGAGCGTGCAAAGCAACACCGGCGGCCCGTTCACGATCCGCTGACCATCGATCGACTTTTCTGCGCGAAGAGGGCCGGGGCCTGTGGCTCCGGCTTCCTCTTGCCTTGCCGGATTTGACTTGGGCTCATGCGCCGCCTAGATTGATTCGACCCCTGCTGTCGCAGGCCGTGACGGCAGGCCGTGTTCGAGTCATCCCATTTCGAAGGGAGCCCCATGAGCTACCACCTGGAAGGCCGTCTTCTCGAGGTCTGCAACTGCAATGTCCTGTGTCCCTGCTGGATCGGCGAGGACCCGGACAACGGAACCTGCGACACCATCATCGCGTGGCGCATCGACAAGGGCACGGTCGACGGCGTGAGCGTGGGAGGCAACACCATCGCAGCCGTCGCGCATGTGCCGGGCAACATTCTGCAGGGCAACTGGACCGCTGCCATCTTCGTCGACGAGAACGCG
Above is a window of Ramlibacter tataouinensis DNA encoding:
- a CDS encoding ATP-binding protein, translated to MDSNLRRSEERCRLALDAARALVYELMPDGSIAAHGLERVTGYRPEDLELTLDWWYSLIHPSDLALHRQRIARVMEAGGSYSATYRIRRKDGEWIWVEATAEVFKDGPDGAVRVVGALVDITERQRATEALRESEQRLRSLHALSGRLLAARLLDEALEDLLDCAIQICHASFGNVQLFNTKVEALEIVAQRGFRRPFLDHFRAVHVHEGSACAQVLQSGQQLMIEDVELDAEFAPHRAVAAEAGYRSVLSTPLTAYQGNVVGMLSVHFKEPHSVSPQDRQVVDILARHGADLVARLRFEQALRDAERYKDEFLAMLAHELRNPLAPIANSLKILKLDPGNTAFVAQARKTMERQVSQLTRLVDDLLDVSRIASHKLELRMENLELASVAQYAAESCQPLIDRRSQTLTIELPNEPIRLHADPVRLGQVFCNLITNASKYSGEGGDILLIAERDRDQVAVSVRDNGCGIAPELLPRVFDLFMQVDGRSERSGGGLGLGLPLVKRLVEMHGGTVSAQSDGIGLGSRFIVRLPLAAEPGPQSQLEVPTSTAL
- a CDS encoding WD40/YVTN/BNR-like repeat-containing protein — protein: MRQIEDGMSPGRTIARQTRVVVSCTLAALWLAACGGGGGGGDAPAPAPAPAPAPGPAPAPAPSPAPAPAPAVQVTGDTQLAVNTSYSVNPPGTGTVTLTLPATATVNDTVSITGTSAAPWTVAQNANQTILTTGLNGNAAPGTAWTLRPFTPPRVWHWVSSDATGEVLLAGEANATALNGALDTSRNGGQTWSSGNSTSAIWISSDMTATGSRMVAVQYGGGMFTSSDLGATWTRLTHALVNNAAGLNFESVTMSADGQRLAAVIQPTPTGPTPTGRLQFSNDGGATWTAATLPAGTYWWRGVDSSADGQVIMAVAHTSEIFLSTNAGATWVARPVILTGTTTPVLESWYRVKMSADGNTIAVAANSFGTGPGSGIFVSRDRGASWTRSFTQTADYTAIAMSSDGKSIAASMSDRTVGTTTTPGRVVMSTDSGATFAPLTMPAGATNWRTIAMSADGAKLAAATGLFFPATPGQLYTSQGNRTSVGTGGGITGHQNDSVTLQFLGNGQWSVQSNTGGPFTIR